Proteins from a genomic interval of Quercus lobata isolate SW786 chromosome 11, ValleyOak3.0 Primary Assembly, whole genome shotgun sequence:
- the LOC115969258 gene encoding uncharacterized protein LOC115969258, whose protein sequence is MGWRGILGFEYGIVQGPLGPDISSPELVAAVANAGGLGFLRAPDWESPEYLRELIRKTRTLTDKPFGVGVVLAFPHEENIKAILDEKVAVLQISWGECSKELVLEAHRAGVKVVPQIGSVEQAKEAIEAGVDAIIVQGLEAGGHVLGKEGLISFLPRVVDLVGDKDIPVIASGGIVDARGYVAALALGAQGVCLGTRFVATLESFAHPTYKRKLIELDKTEYTDVFGRARWPGAPERVLQTPFFNDWKSLPPLENELNQPVIGRSTIHGVEKEVKRFAGTVPNSTTRGDIESMAMYAGEGVGLIKEILPAGEVVQRLVEGAQHLIQQKLSGI, encoded by the exons ATGGGTTGGAGaggaattttgggttttgagtatGGTATAGTGCAGGGACCATTGGGACCTGATATTTCTTCACCAGAGCTTGTTGCTGCTGTTGCTAATGCTGGTGGACTTGGCTTCCTTCGAGCCCCTGATTGg GAGTCACCAGAATACTTGCGGGAGTTAATAAGGAAAACTCGAACCTTAACTGACAAACCATTTGGGGTTGGTGTTGTTCTGGCATTTCCCCATGAGGAAAATATAAAGGCTATACTGGATGAGAAGGTAGCAGTCTTGCAAATTTCCTGGGGTGAATGTTCCAAGGAGCTTGTACTTGAAGCTCATCGTGCTGGGGTCAAGGTTGTTCCCCAA ATTGGGAGTGTAGAACAAGCAAAAGAAGCAATTGAGGCTGGTGTGGATGCAATTATTGTCCAAGGGCTTGAAGCAGGAGGGCATGTACTTGGGAAG GAAGGTTTGATATCATTTTTGCCAAGGGTAGTTGATCTTGTTGGTGATAAAGACATACCTGTGATCGCTTCTGGTGGTATTGTGGATGCACGTGGTTATGTTGCTGCACTGGCCCTTGGTGCTCAAGGGGTTTGCCTAGGCACCAG GTTTGTTGCAACTTTGGAAAGCTTTGCTCATCCTACATACAAGAGGAAGTTAATTGAACTTGACAAAACTGAGTACACCGATGTATTCGGCCGTGCAAGGTGGCCTGGTGCACCAGAACGTGTTCTGCAAACGCCTTTCTTCAATGATTGGAAATCCCTTCCTCCTCTTGAGAATGAACTCAATCAGCCTGTTATTGGTCGTTCAACAATACATGGTGTG GAAAAAGAAGTTAAACGTTTTGCCGGTACTGTTCCAAATTCGACAACCAGAGGTGATATTGAAAGCATGGCGATGTATGCTGGCGAAGGTGTGGGCCTTATCAAGGAAATATTACCTGCAGGTGAAGTTGTCCAAAGACTGGTTGAAGGAGCTCAGCATCTGATCCAGCAAAAATTGAGTGGCATATGA